One segment of Thermosipho atlanticus DSM 15807 DNA contains the following:
- a CDS encoding xanthine dehydrogenase family protein molybdopterin-binding subunit yields the protein MKEVTRKIPKKDALGITLGKPVYTEDLAPKNALFVKILRSPHAFAKIKNIDTTEAEKVDGIECILTYKDVPRVPITRAGQGYPEPSPHDWYILDEYVRYVGDEVAIVAGKNEKCVNEAIKKIKVEYEVLEPVLDFEKAEGHSSIIHPEKETHPMFEIGFNAEKNIAASYEMEIGNIEEELKKCDVVVSQRFYTQAQAHVAFEPHTAASYIDMHGRLVIISSTQVPFHVRRIIAEAFKIPIKDVRVIKPRIGGGFGGKQAVHGEPFVAAVTLKTGKPAKIVYSRQEVFEATYSRHPMRYDVTLGATKDGKLKVIDIKGLSDTGAYGEHALTTFMVAGSKTLPLYNKVDAVRFSGKVVYTNKVPAGAYRGYGAIQGNFALESTIDILAEKLGMDPLEFRKKNMINEGETSPIFKIMGEGREGVEMIVRSCKLNECVEEGKKLIKWDEKFPRVKVSETKIRGVGMAIAMQGSGIANIDMGSAILKLNDDGSFNLLVGATDLGTGSDTILAQIAAEVLNVPTEDIIVYSSDTDLTPFDVGAYASSTTYVSGNAVKKAAEKMKKLIIKEGALKLGLDESKVDFDGKYVYEIDGDKKVSLKELATVLLYTEHQKQLIAEASYVGPESPPPFMAGFAEVEVDIETGKVKLINYVAVVDCGVTINPNLAKIQVEGGLVQGIGMALYEDVKYSPNGKLLTNNLMHYKIPSRVDIGNIIVKFAESYEPTGPFGAKSVAEIGIDTPPAAIANAIYNAVGVRITSLPITPEKILLNLKK from the coding sequence ATGAAAGAAGTAACAAGAAAAATTCCAAAAAAAGATGCGTTGGGAATTACTTTAGGTAAACCCGTATATACTGAGGATCTTGCTCCGAAAAATGCATTATTTGTTAAGATCTTAAGAAGCCCCCACGCATTTGCAAAAATCAAAAATATAGATACTACCGAAGCTGAAAAAGTTGATGGAATCGAATGCATCCTAACATACAAAGATGTTCCTAGAGTTCCAATTACCAGAGCAGGCCAAGGGTACCCTGAACCTTCTCCACATGATTGGTATATTCTTGATGAATATGTAAGATATGTTGGAGATGAAGTAGCGATAGTAGCAGGTAAGAACGAAAAATGTGTGAATGAAGCTATTAAAAAAATTAAAGTTGAATATGAAGTACTCGAACCTGTTTTAGACTTTGAAAAAGCCGAAGGACATTCATCAATTATCCATCCTGAAAAAGAAACACATCCAATGTTTGAAATTGGATTTAACGCCGAAAAAAATATTGCCGCTTCATATGAAATGGAAATTGGAAATATTGAAGAAGAGCTTAAAAAATGCGACGTTGTAGTTTCCCAGCGTTTTTACACACAGGCACAAGCTCACGTAGCATTTGAACCTCACACAGCGGCTTCTTATATAGACATGCATGGAAGACTAGTTATTATTTCTTCAACCCAAGTTCCTTTCCATGTCAGAAGAATCATTGCTGAAGCATTTAAAATACCAATTAAAGATGTAAGGGTAATTAAACCTAGAATTGGTGGAGGATTTGGTGGAAAACAGGCTGTCCATGGGGAACCATTTGTCGCCGCAGTAACATTGAAAACCGGCAAACCAGCAAAAATAGTTTATTCAAGGCAAGAAGTATTCGAAGCAACATATAGTAGACATCCCATGAGATATGATGTTACATTAGGAGCAACAAAAGATGGAAAATTGAAAGTAATTGATATAAAAGGACTATCAGATACAGGAGCATATGGCGAACACGCCCTTACGACATTCATGGTAGCAGGTTCAAAAACATTACCTTTGTACAATAAGGTGGATGCTGTAAGATTTTCAGGAAAAGTTGTTTATACAAACAAGGTTCCCGCAGGAGCCTATAGAGGTTACGGAGCAATTCAAGGTAATTTTGCATTAGAATCAACCATCGATATATTAGCAGAAAAACTTGGAATGGATCCTCTAGAATTTAGAAAGAAAAACATGATAAACGAGGGAGAAACTTCTCCAATCTTCAAAATTATGGGTGAAGGTCGCGAAGGCGTAGAAATGATTGTTAGAAGTTGTAAGTTAAACGAGTGCGTTGAAGAAGGAAAAAAATTAATTAAATGGGATGAGAAATTCCCAAGAGTAAAAGTATCCGAAACTAAAATAAGAGGCGTTGGTATGGCAATTGCCATGCAAGGTTCCGGAATAGCAAATATCGATATGGGTTCTGCAATTTTAAAACTTAACGATGATGGTTCTTTCAATTTATTAGTTGGTGCCACAGATCTTGGAACAGGAAGCGATACAATCCTCGCTCAAATAGCTGCCGAAGTTCTTAATGTTCCAACTGAAGATATAATTGTGTACTCTTCAGATACTGACCTTACACCTTTTGACGTGGGAGCATATGCTTCAAGTACAACTTATGTTTCGGGAAATGCAGTAAAAAAAGCTGCTGAAAAAATGAAAAAATTAATAATAAAAGAAGGGGCATTAAAACTCGGGCTTGATGAATCTAAAGTAGATTTTGACGGTAAATATGTATATGAAATCGATGGTGATAAAAAGGTTTCACTAAAAGAACTGGCGACTGTTTTACTATATACGGAACATCAAAAACAATTAATTGCTGAGGCTTCTTACGTTGGGCCAGAGTCACCACCACCATTTATGGCAGGATTTGCCGAAGTCGAAGTTGATATTGAAACTGGTAAGGTCAAATTAATCAACTATGTTGCAGTTGTAGATTGTGGAGTAACTATAAATCCTAATCTTGCAAAAATACAAGTTGAAGGCGGCCTCGTCCAAGGAATTGGAATGGCACTCTACGAAGATGTTAAGTATTCTCCAAATGGTAAGTTACTCACAAACAATCTTATGCACTACAAAATTCCTTCAAGAGTTGATATAGGAAATATAATAGTAAAATTTGCTGAAAGTTACGAACCAACTGGACCATTTGGCGCCAAATCAGTTGCAGAAATAGGAATTGATACCCCACCAGCTGCTATTGCTAACGCAATCTATAACGCAGTTGGAGTTCGAATAACTTCCCTTCCAATTACACCTGAAAAGATATTACTAAATTTAAAAAAATAA
- a CDS encoding (2Fe-2S)-binding protein yields MKINVVINNEKKELEIEPDEILLDVLRRYGYHSVRRGCDTGMCGICTILLDGKPVPSCSIFAARVDGHEITTVEGLPEAREFAELLAEEGADQCGFCSPGLIVNTIYIKRAKIEKMDEVKIKLIGNLCRCTGYEGQHRAIAKFLGVEK; encoded by the coding sequence ATGAAAATAAATGTCGTCATTAATAACGAAAAAAAAGAATTGGAAATTGAACCTGATGAAATTTTATTAGATGTTCTTAGGAGGTATGGATATCATAGTGTTAGAAGGGGTTGCGATACAGGAATGTGTGGTATTTGCACCATCTTATTGGATGGGAAACCAGTTCCTTCATGCTCAATTTTTGCAGCTAGAGTCGACGGCCATGAAATAACCACTGTAGAAGGCCTTCCTGAAGCTAGAGAATTTGCAGAGCTTCTAGCTGAAGAAGGGGCTGACCAATGTGGTTTTTGTAGTCCTGGATTAATAGTAAACACAATTTATATTAAGAGAGCAAAAATTGAAAAAATGGATGAGGTTAAAATAAAGCTTATCGGTAACCTTTGCAGATGTACTGGTTATGAGGGACAACACAGGGCTATCGCCAAATTTTTGGGGGTGGAAAAATGA
- a CDS encoding FAD binding domain-containing protein: protein MLHFKEYVKPKTLEEAYNLLNSKNSEILGGAAFLRLSNRKIDLAIDLIDAGLDYVKESESIVEIGSMVTISAFEENPALSTLFDGFLKKVAETILSFQMRNIITIGGTLYPKYGFSDLITALLVLNTDIYLYKMGKLPLEEFLKTKVHKDILEKIAIKKENLKVSFQYIRNSEYDFSILNVAVSKGEKIKIAVGARPGVAVLARNAMEHITKKELNEKVIEETAKIVSEEIDFSDDIKASKEFRKKVCVALVKRALLEVM, encoded by the coding sequence ATGCTTCACTTTAAAGAATATGTAAAACCTAAAACTTTAGAAGAAGCCTACAACTTACTTAATTCAAAAAATTCTGAGATATTAGGGGGAGCCGCATTTCTCAGACTATCAAACAGAAAAATTGACCTAGCAATTGATCTCATAGATGCTGGCTTGGACTATGTAAAAGAAAGTGAGAGTATTGTTGAAATTGGAAGTATGGTAACTATATCAGCGTTTGAAGAAAACCCTGCTTTATCAACACTATTCGATGGATTTCTCAAAAAGGTTGCCGAAACAATATTGAGTTTTCAAATGAGAAATATTATAACTATTGGTGGAACACTTTATCCAAAATACGGTTTTTCTGATTTAATTACTGCATTGCTCGTACTAAATACAGATATCTACTTGTATAAAATGGGAAAACTTCCTTTAGAAGAATTTTTGAAAACAAAAGTTCATAAAGATATTCTAGAAAAGATCGCAATAAAAAAAGAAAATCTTAAAGTTTCTTTCCAGTATATTAGAAATTCAGAATATGATTTCTCAATATTAAATGTTGCTGTTTCAAAGGGAGAAAAAATAAAAATAGCCGTTGGAGCAAGGCCAGGAGTAGCTGTACTAGCCCGCAATGCCATGGAACATATAACTAAAAAAGAATTGAATGAAAAAGTCATCGAAGAAACTGCAAAAATTGTATCGGAAGAAATTGATTTCTCAGATGACATAAAAGCATCAAAAGAATTTAGAAAAAAAGTTTGTGTAGCTCTTGTTAAAAGAGCCCTATTGGAGGTGATGTAA
- a CDS encoding HD domain-containing protein, giving the protein MLTRTEAYNLLKKHVKTKNLIKHCLATEAVMRKIAEYFGENQEVWGLAGLLHDLDYEYTKNTPEEHGLKTVEILGDSVTEEIKNAILAHCGKKERESLIEKVIYAADPTTGFIVAGALIKPEKKLSAINVNFLLNRFKEKSFAKGASREQMKSCEEFGLTLDKFYELSLEAMKEISEDLGL; this is encoded by the coding sequence ATGCTGACAAGAACGGAAGCCTACAATTTGTTAAAAAAGCATGTTAAAACAAAAAATTTAATTAAACATTGTCTTGCTACAGAAGCTGTTATGAGAAAAATAGCTGAGTATTTTGGCGAAAACCAAGAAGTTTGGGGTTTGGCCGGATTGTTACACGACTTAGATTATGAGTACACGAAAAATACACCCGAAGAGCACGGTTTAAAAACTGTAGAAATATTAGGGGATTCAGTTACTGAAGAAATCAAAAATGCTATATTAGCACATTGTGGAAAAAAGGAAAGAGAAAGTTTAATTGAAAAAGTGATATATGCAGCTGATCCAACAACTGGTTTTATAGTTGCAGGTGCATTAATAAAACCTGAAAAAAAGCTATCAGCTATAAATGTAAATTTTTTACTGAATAGGTTTAAGGAAAAATCCTTTGCAAAAGGTGCAAGCAGGGAACAAATGAAATCTTGTGAGGAATTTGGTTTGACATTAGATAAATTTTATGAACTTTCTTTGGAAGCAATGAAAGAAATTTCGGAGGATCTTGGTTTATGA
- a CDS encoding SPFH domain-containing protein, with translation MYILFLIIILFLLILAASGIRIVRPYERGLVERLGKFRKEVKAGIHFIVPFFDRMQKVDLREHVIDVPPQEVITKDNVVVTVDAVIYYEITDAYKAIYNVSSFEFATVKLAQTNLRNVIGELELDQTLTSRERINAKLRTVLDEATDKWGIRITRVEIKKIDPPKDIMEAMSKQMKAERTKRAAILEAEGIRQSEILKAEGQKQAAILKAEGEAEAIKKVAEANKFKLITEAQGQGEAIMVVFKSIHEGNPTNDLLAVRYLETLKEVANGTATKIFLPMEVSGILGSIGAIGELFKKDGGENKDG, from the coding sequence ATGTATATATTGTTTTTGATAATAATTTTGTTCCTGCTTATTTTAGCAGCTTCAGGGATAAGAATTGTTAGGCCATATGAAAGAGGGCTTGTTGAAAGATTAGGGAAATTTAGGAAAGAAGTAAAAGCAGGAATTCATTTTATTGTTCCATTTTTTGATAGAATGCAGAAAGTTGATTTAAGAGAACATGTTATAGATGTTCCACCTCAAGAAGTTATTACCAAAGATAATGTTGTTGTAACTGTAGATGCGGTTATTTATTATGAAATTACTGACGCATATAAAGCTATTTATAACGTTAGTAGTTTTGAATTTGCAACAGTAAAACTTGCTCAAACAAATTTGAGAAATGTTATTGGTGAACTTGAATTAGATCAAACACTTACATCTAGAGAAAGAATTAATGCTAAACTTAGAACAGTGTTAGATGAAGCGACAGATAAGTGGGGGATTAGAATTACTCGTGTTGAAATTAAAAAGATAGATCCACCAAAAGATATTATGGAAGCCATGAGTAAACAGATGAAGGCAGAAAGAACAAAAAGAGCTGCAATTCTCGAAGCAGAGGGTATTAGACAATCTGAAATATTAAAAGCTGAAGGGCAAAAGCAAGCAGCAATTTTAAAAGCTGAAGGTGAGGCAGAAGCAATTAAGAAAGTTGCTGAGGCAAATAAATTTAAACTTATAACAGAAGCGCAAGGACAAGGTGAAGCAATTATGGTAGTATTTAAATCAATTCATGAAGGCAATCCTACGAATGATTTACTTGCTGTAAGATATCTTGAAACTCTCAAGGAAGTTGCTAATGGAACTGCGACGAAGATTTTCTTACCGATGGAAGTTTCAGGTATTTTGGGTAGCATAGGTGCCATTGGAGAATTGTTTAAAAAAGACGGCGGTGAAAATAAAGATGGTTAA
- the thrC gene encoding threonine synthase has product MYKLRCISCEKIYEPSPNLYTCPKCGERMGTLEVIYDYEKINIHKNDFDPEGDISQFVKILPIKNYVTHLKVGGTPLYKFKNVLGIKELLVKYDGTNPTASYKDRATAIAISKAYEYNYETIYCASTGNAASSLAGLSASTKLNTFIFVPASAPIAKIAQLYVYGANVIQIDGSYDEAFDISMEVGKRLKWYSRNSAINPYLLEGKKTGALEVIVQNNYVTPDVVLVGVGDGTVISSLYKGFYDFYKLGLINEIPRIIGIQAENADAIVKTFEKGKPYKPVDIESKTIADSISVGKPRDVIKACKYVEKSNGTFLRVSDAEILEAISEMAKLTGIFGEPAGAASYAGLKKAIKLGLIRKDESACIFVTGNGLKDIKSVEKLIKTKKVKPDIEEVLKFIKEVKV; this is encoded by the coding sequence ATGTATAAACTCAGATGTATTTCTTGTGAAAAAATTTATGAACCTTCACCAAATTTATATACCTGTCCCAAGTGTGGAGAACGAATGGGAACACTCGAAGTTATTTATGATTATGAAAAAATCAACATTCATAAGAACGATTTTGATCCTGAAGGTGATATTTCCCAATTTGTCAAAATACTTCCCATTAAAAATTACGTAACCCATTTAAAGGTTGGAGGAACTCCTTTATACAAATTTAAAAATGTTTTGGGAATAAAAGAACTTTTAGTTAAATATGATGGAACTAATCCAACTGCATCTTATAAAGATAGAGCAACTGCTATAGCTATTTCAAAAGCGTACGAATACAACTATGAAACAATTTATTGCGCCTCAACAGGTAACGCTGCAAGCTCTCTAGCAGGTTTATCAGCCTCAACAAAACTAAATACTTTCATTTTTGTTCCTGCAAGCGCTCCAATTGCTAAAATAGCTCAACTTTATGTATATGGAGCTAACGTAATACAAATTGATGGGAGTTATGACGAGGCATTCGATATTTCAATGGAAGTAGGGAAAAGATTAAAATGGTATTCAAGAAATTCAGCTATCAATCCCTATTTACTTGAAGGGAAAAAAACAGGAGCACTGGAAGTAATCGTACAAAACAACTATGTTACACCTGATGTTGTATTAGTCGGCGTAGGAGATGGAACAGTAATTAGTTCGTTATATAAAGGTTTTTACGACTTTTACAAATTAGGTTTAATTAATGAAATTCCTAGAATCATTGGAATACAAGCAGAAAATGCCGATGCTATTGTAAAAACATTTGAAAAAGGGAAACCGTATAAACCCGTTGATATAGAATCAAAAACTATAGCTGACAGCATTTCAGTTGGAAAACCAAGAGATGTTATAAAAGCTTGCAAATATGTCGAAAAAAGCAATGGTACTTTTTTAAGAGTCTCAGATGCTGAAATTTTAGAAGCAATATCCGAAATGGCCAAATTAACCGGTATTTTCGGAGAACCAGCTGGTGCAGCATCTTATGCAGGTTTAAAAAAAGCTATTAAACTTGGCTTAATAAGAAAAGATGAAAGCGCCTGTATTTTTGTTACAGGAAATGGGCTTAAAGATATTAAATCTGTTGAAAAACTTATAAAAACTAAAAAAGTGAAACCAGATATTGAAGAAGTTCTAAAGTTCATAAAAGAGGTGAAAGTATGA
- the thrS gene encoding threonine--tRNA ligase — MKIILPDGHQKEYENSVTPGQIAKEISEGLYRTAVGALVNEQLWDLERPIDFDCTLKIITKKDKEAPEFYRHTMAHIMAQAVVRIYGENNVRLGIGPTIENGFYYDFEILDGTITEEDLKRIEKEMKNIIKENLKIERFELNKEEALKLMKAKGQIYKMELIEEIQDDKVSFYKQGEFIDLCRGPHLPRTGLIKHFKLLSVSGAYWRGSEKNPMLQRIYGTAFANKEELENYLRMLEEAKKRDHRKLGPKLGLFFINTEVAAGMPIFLPKGTIVLNELVNFSKELHKKYGFLEVATPLVMNVKLWHQSGHWEHYKDNMYFTEKEDVEYAIKPMNCPGHILIYKNDVVSYRDLPIRLFEFGKVHRYERSGVLHGLLRVRAFTQDDSHIFCRKDQIEQEITSLVKLIDELYKPFGFSYKATLSTMPEDHMGDEEVWDIATNALKNVLEKINLDFEIAEGEGAFYGPKIDFQVKDSLGREWQCATIQLDFQMPERFNLTYIDSNGKEVRPVLIHAAKYGSLERFFGILIEHYAGAFPLWISPVQVIILPVSDKYTEYSKKLVEELKGNEIRVQLDSRNETLGYRIRDAQMNKIPYMIIVGEKEQRENTISVRDRNGKEIKDLKVEKFLEILKNEILKKG, encoded by the coding sequence ATGAAAATTATTCTACCTGATGGACATCAGAAAGAATATGAAAATTCTGTTACTCCTGGTCAGATTGCAAAGGAAATTAGTGAAGGATTATATAGAACAGCAGTAGGAGCATTAGTAAATGAGCAATTGTGGGATCTTGAAAGACCAATAGATTTTGATTGTACTTTGAAAATTATCACAAAGAAAGATAAAGAAGCGCCAGAATTTTATCGACATACTATGGCGCATATCATGGCTCAAGCAGTTGTAAGAATATACGGGGAAAATAATGTAAGATTAGGTATTGGGCCAACTATAGAAAATGGTTTCTATTATGATTTTGAAATTTTGGATGGTACAATCACTGAAGAAGATTTAAAAAGAATAGAAAAGGAAATGAAAAATATTATAAAAGAGAATTTGAAGATTGAAAGATTTGAATTAAATAAAGAAGAGGCATTGAAGTTAATGAAGGCAAAGGGACAGATTTATAAAATGGAGTTAATAGAAGAAATACAAGATGACAAAGTAAGTTTCTATAAACAAGGAGAATTTATAGATCTTTGCAGAGGACCTCACTTGCCAAGAACAGGGTTAATTAAGCATTTTAAATTATTGTCTGTATCCGGGGCGTATTGGAGAGGGAGCGAAAAAAATCCAATGCTTCAGAGAATATATGGTACGGCTTTTGCAAATAAGGAAGAGTTGGAGAACTATTTAAGGATGCTCGAGGAGGCTAAAAAAAGAGATCATAGAAAATTAGGTCCAAAACTTGGGTTGTTTTTTATTAATACAGAAGTTGCAGCTGGTATGCCAATATTTCTTCCAAAAGGAACTATTGTATTAAACGAACTTGTAAACTTTTCAAAAGAACTTCACAAAAAATATGGCTTTTTAGAAGTTGCAACTCCTCTTGTTATGAATGTTAAATTGTGGCATCAAAGTGGTCATTGGGAACATTATAAAGATAACATGTATTTTACTGAAAAAGAAGATGTGGAATATGCAATTAAACCTATGAATTGTCCCGGTCATATATTAATTTATAAGAACGACGTAGTGTCATATAGAGACTTACCAATCAGATTGTTTGAGTTTGGAAAAGTTCATAGGTATGAGAGGAGTGGAGTTTTACATGGTCTTTTGCGTGTAAGAGCTTTTACACAAGATGATTCTCACATTTTTTGTCGAAAAGATCAGATAGAGCAAGAAATAACATCTTTGGTAAAACTAATAGACGAACTTTATAAGCCGTTCGGTTTTTCGTATAAAGCAACTCTTAGCACTATGCCAGAAGATCATATGGGAGATGAAGAAGTTTGGGATATAGCAACAAATGCTTTAAAAAATGTTTTGGAGAAAATTAATTTAGATTTTGAAATTGCAGAAGGTGAAGGAGCATTTTATGGTCCAAAAATTGATTTTCAGGTGAAAGATTCTCTTGGTAGAGAATGGCAATGTGCAACAATTCAACTTGATTTTCAAATGCCGGAAAGGTTTAATTTAACTTATATTGACAGTAATGGTAAAGAAGTACGGCCTGTTTTAATTCATGCCGCAAAATATGGTTCTTTAGAAAGATTTTTTGGGATTTTAATAGAACATTATGCAGGAGCATTTCCACTATGGATTTCTCCAGTTCAAGTTATTATTTTGCCTGTTTCAGATAAATATACGGAATATTCAAAAAAATTAGTTGAAGAGTTGAAAGGTAATGAAATAAGAGTACAATTGGATTCCAGAAATGAAACTCTTGGATACAGAATAAGAGATGCTCAAATGAATAAAATACCATATATGATCATAGTAGGCGAAAAAGAACAGCGAGAAAATACTATAAGCGTTCGAGATAGAAATGGTAAGGAAATTAAAGATTTAAAAGTAGAAAAATTTTTGGAAATTTTGAAGAATGAAATTTTGAAAAAAGGATAA
- a CDS encoding NfeD family protein, protein MVLEIITPTFFIFWFGIGGIAASITAYFVGNTIWELTTFIIVSGILVVLTRPLVNKMSGEQPRKINIDEIIGKRALVIEEIDNKAGKGVVKVNGDTWRAYSQKDDIKIKKGEHVKVLQVEGAHLIVEREEEEKES, encoded by the coding sequence ATGGTATTGGAGATAATTACTCCAACATTCTTTATTTTCTGGTTTGGAATTGGTGGAATAGCTGCTTCTATTACGGCCTATTTTGTAGGGAATACTATTTGGGAGCTAACTACATTTATAATTGTTTCAGGTATTCTAGTAGTCTTAACAAGGCCATTAGTTAATAAGATGAGTGGTGAACAACCAAGAAAGATTAATATTGATGAAATTATTGGAAAAAGAGCTTTGGTCATAGAAGAAATAGACAATAAAGCAGGGAAAGGTGTTGTAAAAGTAAATGGTGATACTTGGCGTGCGTATTCTCAAAAGGATGATATAAAGATTAAGAAAGGTGAACATGTAAAAGTATTGCAAGTAGAAGGAGCGCATTTAATTGTAGAACGTGAAGAAGAAGAAAAAGAAAGTTAG
- a CDS encoding (2Fe-2S)-binding protein: MKIKFKLNGKIVEKDVPVHKRAIDFLRDDLNVLSVKEGCSEGECGACTILVNGKNVHSCLMLAVELDGKEVITVEGLEDDIIQNAFLEAGAIQCGFCTPGFIISTKALLNETLNPSVNQIKEALEGNLCRCTGYVKIEEAVKLAAKKYLNKGSESND; encoded by the coding sequence ATGAAAATCAAATTTAAATTAAACGGGAAAATTGTTGAAAAAGATGTGCCGGTTCATAAAAGAGCTATTGATTTTTTAAGAGATGACCTCAATGTTTTATCTGTAAAAGAAGGATGCAGTGAAGGTGAATGTGGAGCTTGTACAATCTTAGTAAATGGAAAGAACGTACATTCCTGCCTCATGCTTGCAGTTGAATTAGACGGAAAAGAAGTTATAACAGTTGAAGGATTGGAAGATGACATTATACAAAACGCTTTTCTTGAAGCTGGAGCAATTCAATGTGGTTTTTGTACTCCTGGCTTTATAATATCAACCAAAGCTCTATTAAACGAAACACTTAACCCATCCGTTAATCAAATAAAAGAAGCACTTGAAGGTAATCTTTGCCGATGTACGGGATACGTGAAGATTGAAGAGGCTGTCAAATTGGCAGCTAAAAAGTATCTTAATAAAGGAAGTGAAAGCAATGATTAA
- a CDS encoding FAD binding domain-containing protein, with the protein MIKQYFRPTNIDELSELKLKTNGYLFAGGTDLLVKIRAGTIKTETLIDTKYLETDGIKTNANKLFIPLNTTYTELRKFLKQNQINLLLEEIIKTIGSPMIRNRGTPVGNIGNASPAGDFVLASYLFNAQILIEPTSKKIPINQFIKGPGKIELSDDEFIYGIELEILENYKYYFEKVGRRNAMIISIASVGMLLKEKEGKIEDIRIALGSVAPYILRDENLEKSVIGKEINEDLFKFLASSYQKIASPITDVRATKEYRKTLVYNLILKAYNNLYKKVVM; encoded by the coding sequence ATGATTAAGCAATATTTCAGACCGACTAATATTGATGAGCTTTCTGAACTCAAATTAAAAACAAATGGTTATCTTTTCGCAGGAGGAACAGACTTACTTGTAAAAATTAGAGCTGGAACAATTAAAACCGAAACATTAATTGATACAAAATATTTAGAAACAGATGGAATAAAAACTAACGCAAACAAATTATTCATCCCATTAAATACCACTTACACAGAACTTCGAAAATTCTTGAAACAAAATCAAATAAATTTACTTCTTGAAGAAATCATCAAAACAATAGGTTCTCCAATGATTAGAAATAGAGGTACGCCTGTAGGCAATATTGGAAATGCTTCACCAGCTGGAGATTTTGTTCTTGCAAGCTATTTATTCAATGCTCAAATATTAATCGAACCTACTTCAAAAAAAATACCAATAAATCAATTTATAAAAGGGCCCGGAAAAATTGAATTATCTGATGATGAATTCATTTATGGAATTGAATTAGAAATCTTAGAAAACTATAAATATTATTTTGAAAAAGTTGGAAGAAGAAATGCCATGATAATTTCTATTGCTAGCGTAGGAATGTTACTAAAAGAAAAGGAAGGAAAAATTGAGGATATTAGAATTGCTTTAGGCTCAGTAGCCCCTTACATTCTTAGAGACGAAAATTTGGAAAAAAGTGTAATTGGAAAAGAAATTAATGAAGACTTATTTAAATTCCTAGCTAGTAGCTATCAAAAAATAGCTTCTCCTATAACTGATGTAAGAGCTACAAAAGAATACAGAAAAACACTTGTCTATAATCTAATCTTAAAAGCATACAACAATTTATATAAAAAGGTGGTGATGTGA